The following are encoded in a window of Rubellicoccus peritrichatus genomic DNA:
- the rpsP gene encoding 30S ribosomal protein S16, with protein sequence MALKIRLQRKGAAHRPVYRVVVAESTCRRDGRHVEVLGHYSPKAQGSDPKHRVDLERYDYWYSKGARPTDTARTLVNRIRREKAAEAAAVPAEA encoded by the coding sequence ATGGCACTTAAAATTCGTCTCCAGCGCAAAGGCGCTGCCCACCGTCCCGTTTACCGCGTAGTTGTCGCTGAGTCGACATGCCGCCGCGACGGCCGCCACGTTGAAGTTCTCGGTCATTACAGCCCGAAAGCTCAAGGTAGCGATCCCAAGCATCGCGTTGATCTAGAGCGTTACGATTACTGGTACAGCAAGGGCGCACGCCCAACTGACACCGCGCGGACGCTGGTTAATCGCATTCGCCGCGAGAAAGCAGCAGAAGCCGCCGCTGTTCCTGCGGAAGCTTAA
- a CDS encoding ATP-binding protein, whose translation MKVFIQLLIVQAILLAGFFLIAMFVSQKAQTDIGEAELGLEQREGEVFDNIVAFKSSELGTFVWDYSWWQDLVDWIDNPDPEWVQNQFDKVLYTYNADFFCIYDSSGKRLTLTLNPDLKPLPKTQAMPLQLDEIVLNRAQGDWFKSAFEIDDFGIKEVYYSPVQPQSDIKRDGPHLGYLAAGRYWNDAFIDSLESLTGATILVTDSNNISEAEDEGWSGSVFLERKYKDYAGNEVLTLGVYKDLPVAGRIITELTQGRLYLLLVCLLVITMTLFALYYIVSRPLKTLSIALESGNTSVLDRLQKSRSEYGSLANLIKENFLQKQRLQEEIAYRRESEENLRITLDSIGDAVIATDTDGRIIRMNPIAERLTGCPFEEAKAKPFSEILNIVDGRTREKAESSVEKVLATGEIVGLAEHMILISRDGTEYHVADSGAPIRSDTGQTMGVVLVFRDITEEYGLQEQLQQSQKMEAIGQLAGGVAHDFNNMLACITSAAEMLKLHLSDKTKLMRYHRMIMESTERASGLTQKLLVFARKQNPSSEPIDLHEIIHATVALLENTIDRRIQIKMNLKAEMSTVICDASQLESALLNLCVNASHAMPDGGVLGIESEIVTLDPAYCEANSPFDLKAGQHIQIKVSDTGCGMPMDVVGHIFEPFFTTKEQGKGTGLGLSIVFGTIKQHNGAITVYSEVGVGTCFHILLPLADTFVSASENTIESEEIHGSGCILVVDDEPIMQHTAEDYLQHLGYDVLLANDGQAALELFKDKHETIDLVLLDMIMPHMSGRDCFIEMQKIDPKVKVVLSSGFCRDEDINELMDVGLCGFIGKPYRTATLSHVVSRVMQA comes from the coding sequence ATGAAAGTATTTATCCAGTTACTTATAGTCCAGGCAATCCTGCTTGCCGGCTTTTTTCTGATTGCCATGTTTGTCAGTCAGAAGGCCCAAACTGATATTGGTGAGGCCGAGCTTGGCCTTGAGCAACGAGAGGGAGAGGTTTTTGATAATATTGTCGCTTTCAAGAGCTCTGAACTGGGAACTTTTGTGTGGGATTATTCCTGGTGGCAGGATTTGGTCGATTGGATTGACAATCCCGATCCTGAATGGGTGCAAAACCAGTTCGATAAGGTTTTGTATACTTACAATGCGGATTTTTTCTGCATTTATGACTCCAGTGGAAAGCGTCTCACACTAACACTGAATCCCGATTTGAAGCCCCTGCCAAAAACTCAAGCCATGCCTTTGCAGCTGGATGAAATCGTTTTGAATCGTGCGCAAGGGGATTGGTTTAAATCCGCCTTTGAGATTGATGATTTTGGGATTAAGGAGGTCTATTATTCGCCCGTGCAGCCACAATCGGACATCAAACGTGATGGTCCGCATTTGGGCTATCTCGCCGCAGGTCGTTACTGGAATGATGCATTCATCGATTCCCTGGAAAGTTTAACTGGAGCCACTATTCTGGTTACGGATTCAAACAACATCTCTGAGGCTGAAGATGAAGGTTGGAGTGGTAGTGTATTTCTTGAGCGAAAGTATAAGGATTATGCAGGAAACGAAGTTTTAACCCTTGGTGTTTATAAGGACTTACCTGTTGCTGGTCGTATCATCACGGAGTTGACTCAAGGGCGGCTCTATCTGCTCTTGGTCTGTTTGCTTGTCATCACGATGACGCTTTTCGCCCTCTACTATATTGTCTCACGGCCTTTGAAGACACTTTCCATCGCACTCGAAAGCGGGAATACCTCGGTATTGGATCGTTTGCAGAAGAGTCGCTCGGAGTATGGTTCACTGGCCAACTTGATTAAGGAGAATTTCCTTCAGAAACAAAGGTTGCAGGAGGAGATTGCTTATCGCAGGGAAAGCGAGGAGAACCTCCGGATCACACTCGATTCCATTGGCGATGCTGTCATTGCTACGGATACTGATGGCAGAATTATTCGGATGAATCCAATCGCCGAACGACTGACAGGATGCCCTTTTGAAGAGGCGAAGGCTAAGCCATTCAGCGAGATTCTGAATATTGTTGATGGGCGGACTCGGGAGAAGGCCGAGAGTTCGGTTGAGAAAGTCCTGGCTACCGGAGAAATCGTTGGCCTGGCAGAACACATGATTCTGATTTCTCGTGACGGTACGGAGTATCATGTTGCGGATTCTGGTGCTCCCATTCGTTCGGATACTGGCCAGACCATGGGGGTTGTTTTGGTCTTTCGCGATATTACGGAAGAATATGGGCTGCAGGAACAGTTGCAGCAGAGCCAGAAAATGGAGGCAATCGGTCAACTTGCAGGAGGGGTTGCCCATGACTTCAACAACATGTTGGCCTGTATCACTTCGGCTGCCGAAATGCTTAAGCTTCACCTTTCCGATAAAACCAAACTCATGCGCTACCACCGCATGATTATGGAATCGACCGAACGAGCAAGTGGTTTGACGCAAAAGCTTCTGGTTTTTGCGCGTAAACAGAATCCCTCTTCGGAGCCCATTGACCTTCACGAGATAATCCATGCGACCGTGGCTTTATTGGAGAACACAATTGATCGTCGAATTCAGATCAAGATGAACCTTAAGGCTGAAATGAGCACGGTGATTTGTGATGCGTCGCAATTGGAATCTGCTTTGCTCAATTTGTGCGTTAATGCATCTCATGCCATGCCAGATGGTGGTGTCCTGGGCATTGAGTCCGAGATTGTCACACTCGACCCTGCGTATTGTGAGGCCAATTCTCCGTTCGATTTGAAGGCGGGACAGCATATCCAGATAAAAGTAAGTGATACTGGCTGTGGCATGCCAATGGACGTTGTCGGACATATCTTTGAGCCTTTCTTTACGACCAAAGAGCAAGGGAAGGGGACCGGTCTGGGGCTCTCCATTGTGTTCGGAACCATCAAGCAGCATAATGGCGCAATCACCGTTTACAGTGAGGTAGGGGTAGGGACATGCTTTCATATCCTTTTGCCTCTTGCTGACACTTTTGTCTCCGCAAGCGAGAATACCATTGAAAGCGAGGAAATTCATGGTTCCGGCTGTATCCTCGTTGTTGATGACGAACCGATCATGCAGCATACAGCTGAAGACTATCTCCAGCATTTGGGCTATGATGTTCTTCTTGCCAATGACGGGCAGGCTGCACTTGAGCTGTTTAAAGACAAACACGAGACCATTGATCTCGTTCTGCTGGACATGATTATGCCGCATATGAGTGGCAGAGACTGTTTTATTGAGATGCAGAAGATTGATCCAAAGGTCAAAGTTGTGCTTTCTTCCGGTTTTTGCCGCGATGAGGACATTAATGAATTGATGGATGTCGGTCTATGCGGATTTATCGGGAAGCCTTACCGGACTGCGACATTGAGTCATGTCGTCTCTAGAGTGATGCAAGCTTGA
- the ispG gene encoding (E)-4-hydroxy-3-methylbut-2-enyl-diphosphate synthase: MKLYCESRFVSKRRKTSEVKVGNVGVGGNNPIRVQSMTTSLTQDVDATVKQCIRLAEAGCEVVRVTAPNKAAAQALKDIRANFSAAGFSNTPLVADIHFLPSAAMVAIEHVEKVRVNPGNYADKKKFAVKEYSDSEYDSELQRLHEAFSPLVKRAKELGRALRIGTNHGSLSDRLMNRYGDSPLGMVESALEFIRIAEDHNFHNIVLSMKSSNTKVMIAAYRLVVAKMLEENMHYPLHLGVTEAGDGEDARIKSAIGIGGLLYDGLGDTIRVSLTEDPWHEVPVASDLARRAETLWASNESLAPQYPREESVDPYDYRHRNIVDISFGPETPINPLEPPRVITRVSDSLATGAETIIRKVREANEQLKDARLEGLMLKLDSKESIQGFNQVAIGLSKEVKAFVLEIADNLEPKDLDDLSGLSDPKGPRLVILPKLTADDSDRLKAWGEFSKSHQALLAVDLPAMAVERQADVLKAIGPEHLIFTTSSSSTGVAANDTHPVGAYRALVNSLDHLGLNAPLWIRCVPEFSIKNEEGFGRALLEASMQVGNIFCDGAGDLISAENFDDPVRATNLAYNILQGARMRTVKTEYVACPSCGRTLFDLQEVTSRIKERTGHLKGVTIAVMGCIVNGPGEMADADFGYVGGAPAKINLYVGKECVQVNIPEEEALDRLVDLITEHGKWVEPAEEPVGV, from the coding sequence ATGAAACTTTACTGCGAGTCCAGATTCGTTTCCAAACGCCGCAAAACCAGCGAAGTAAAAGTTGGCAATGTCGGTGTTGGTGGAAACAACCCAATCCGTGTTCAGTCGATGACGACAAGCCTGACGCAGGATGTTGATGCCACCGTCAAACAATGCATCCGACTTGCCGAGGCAGGCTGTGAAGTCGTTCGGGTCACTGCCCCCAACAAGGCCGCAGCCCAGGCCTTAAAGGATATCCGGGCAAATTTCTCTGCCGCAGGCTTCAGCAATACCCCACTCGTCGCAGATATTCACTTTTTGCCCAGTGCGGCCATGGTCGCGATTGAGCACGTAGAAAAAGTCCGGGTTAATCCTGGTAACTACGCCGATAAAAAGAAGTTTGCAGTCAAGGAATACAGTGACTCCGAGTACGACAGCGAATTGCAACGCCTACACGAAGCCTTCAGCCCGTTAGTCAAACGTGCCAAGGAACTTGGACGTGCTCTGCGCATCGGCACGAATCATGGCAGTCTCTCGGACCGTCTAATGAACCGTTATGGCGACAGCCCACTTGGGATGGTCGAGAGCGCATTGGAATTCATCCGAATTGCGGAGGATCACAATTTCCACAACATCGTACTGTCGATGAAATCCAGCAATACAAAGGTCATGATTGCAGCATATCGTCTCGTCGTGGCTAAGATGCTGGAAGAAAACATGCACTATCCCCTGCACCTTGGAGTAACCGAAGCAGGAGATGGCGAAGATGCCCGCATCAAGAGCGCCATCGGTATCGGTGGTCTGCTTTACGATGGCCTTGGGGACACGATTCGGGTCTCTCTGACTGAAGATCCCTGGCATGAAGTGCCAGTCGCATCCGACCTTGCCCGTCGCGCAGAAACCCTTTGGGCAAGCAACGAATCACTCGCTCCGCAATACCCACGTGAGGAAAGCGTCGATCCTTACGACTATCGCCACCGCAATATCGTCGATATATCATTCGGCCCGGAAACTCCAATCAATCCGCTGGAGCCGCCTCGCGTGATCACCCGCGTTTCGGATTCACTGGCGACAGGAGCTGAAACAATTATCCGGAAAGTTCGCGAAGCCAATGAGCAGCTCAAAGATGCAAGGCTCGAAGGGCTCATGCTCAAGCTTGATTCCAAGGAAAGCATTCAAGGCTTTAATCAAGTTGCAATCGGACTATCCAAAGAGGTCAAAGCCTTCGTTCTGGAAATTGCTGACAATCTCGAGCCAAAAGACCTGGATGATTTGAGTGGCTTGTCCGATCCCAAAGGCCCTCGCCTAGTCATATTACCAAAACTGACAGCCGATGACTCAGACAGACTGAAAGCCTGGGGCGAATTCTCAAAAAGCCACCAGGCCCTGCTCGCAGTTGACCTTCCAGCCATGGCCGTTGAAAGGCAAGCGGATGTCCTGAAGGCAATCGGTCCGGAGCATCTCATTTTCACCACCTCCAGTTCGTCGACAGGAGTGGCGGCGAATGATACGCATCCCGTTGGTGCCTACCGCGCGCTGGTCAACTCCCTCGACCATCTTGGTTTGAACGCACCCCTCTGGATTCGATGCGTTCCCGAATTCTCGATTAAAAACGAAGAAGGCTTTGGCCGGGCCCTGCTGGAAGCCTCCATGCAAGTCGGTAATATCTTCTGCGATGGAGCTGGTGATCTCATCAGTGCTGAGAACTTCGACGATCCCGTCCGTGCAACAAATCTAGCTTACAACATTCTACAGGGCGCGCGCATGCGCACGGTTAAAACAGAATACGTCGCCTGCCCAAGCTGTGGACGCACCCTGTTTGACTTACAGGAAGTCACCAGCCGGATTAAGGAACGTACCGGGCATCTGAAAGGTGTCACCATTGCCGTCATGGGTTGTATTGTAAACGGTCCTGGCGAAATGGCAGATGCTGACTTTGGTTACGTCGGCGGAGCACCAGCCAAGATCAATCTGTATGTCGGTAAGGAATGTGTGCAGGTCAACATTCCGGAAGAGGAAGCTCTTGATCGTCTGGTGGATCTAATTACCGAGCACGGTAAATGGGTGGAACCGGCAGAAGAGCCGGTCGGCGTTTGA
- the rph gene encoding ribonuclease PH, translating into MSESPRPEGRSLDALRTVTFEPEIAPHATGSVLVSFGKTRVICAATIENRVPRWMRDQGVEGGWITAEYSMLPYSTLDRKSRDISRGKLDGRTVEIQRLIGRSLRAAVDLKKLPGKTLWLDCDVLQADGGTRTASITGAWVAASLAVKKLMEAGELEENPMADNVAAVSVGVVDGTTRLDLEYVEDRDADVDFNVVMTGDGKFVEVQGTGEEATFSREELDALLEVAGKGIREIVEMQNAVISES; encoded by the coding sequence ATGTCTGAATCACCACGCCCTGAAGGTCGCTCACTTGATGCATTGCGCACGGTTACTTTTGAACCCGAAATCGCACCTCATGCTACGGGATCGGTCCTCGTCAGTTTTGGAAAGACGCGAGTCATCTGCGCTGCGACGATTGAAAACAGAGTTCCCCGCTGGATGCGTGATCAGGGAGTCGAGGGTGGTTGGATCACAGCTGAGTATTCTATGCTACCCTACTCCACACTCGATCGTAAATCCAGGGACATATCCCGTGGAAAACTCGACGGACGCACCGTTGAGATTCAGCGACTGATCGGACGTTCCTTACGTGCTGCCGTCGATTTGAAAAAACTTCCCGGCAAAACCCTCTGGTTGGACTGTGATGTGCTCCAAGCCGATGGTGGAACCCGGACCGCCTCCATCACCGGAGCCTGGGTGGCCGCAAGTCTTGCCGTCAAAAAGCTGATGGAAGCTGGTGAGTTGGAAGAAAATCCGATGGCGGACAATGTCGCCGCAGTCAGTGTTGGTGTCGTTGATGGAACCACGCGGTTGGACCTTGAGTATGTCGAAGACCGCGATGCTGACGTCGATTTCAACGTCGTCATGACCGGCGACGGGAAATTCGTCGAAGTTCAGGGAACAGGAGAAGAAGCCACTTTCAGCCGCGAAGAACTGGATGCTCTTCTTGAAGTCGCAGGCAAAGGCATCCGTGAAATCGTCGAAATGCAAAACGCTGTTATCAGCGAGAGCTGA
- the sucC gene encoding ADP-forming succinate--CoA ligase subunit beta: MNIHEYQAKELFASYGIATPKGKAAQKPEEFEAAMDAAGDGAIVVKSQIHAGGRGKGTFTDGYKGGVKVVKTREEALAAANAMLGNTLVTHQTGPAGREVKTVYFTEASEIQKEYYLAILIDRDTSKPVIIASTEGGVDIETVAEETPEKIAKVIIDPGHGIQAFQMRTIAFALGLDSKEQMKQLGKLLSNLYKFFWEKDCSMVEINPLITTPAGDIMALDAKVNFDANALFRHPEIVELRDLGEEDPKEIEASKFDLSYIALDGNIACLVNGAGLAMATMDIIKHFGGNPANFLDVGGGASAEQVEAAFKIILSDPNVKGILVNIFGGIMSCKTIADGIIAAAKNVDITVPLVVRLEGNHVAEGKKALDESGLPLTSADSLADAAQKIVAQVQG, from the coding sequence ATGAATATCCACGAATATCAAGCCAAGGAATTGTTTGCCTCTTACGGCATTGCAACGCCAAAGGGTAAAGCGGCTCAAAAGCCAGAGGAATTTGAAGCGGCAATGGACGCTGCCGGAGATGGCGCCATTGTGGTCAAATCTCAAATACACGCCGGCGGCCGTGGCAAAGGCACGTTTACCGACGGATACAAAGGTGGTGTTAAAGTCGTCAAGACACGCGAGGAAGCACTGGCAGCCGCCAATGCAATGCTCGGGAATACTTTGGTCACGCACCAGACCGGCCCGGCAGGCCGTGAGGTCAAAACGGTTTACTTCACTGAAGCCAGTGAAATTCAGAAGGAATACTATCTTGCGATTCTGATCGACCGCGACACATCAAAACCGGTAATCATCGCCTCAACCGAAGGCGGTGTTGACATTGAAACGGTTGCCGAGGAAACACCCGAGAAGATCGCCAAAGTCATCATCGACCCGGGCCATGGCATACAGGCTTTTCAAATGCGTACCATAGCATTCGCACTTGGCCTTGATTCAAAAGAACAGATGAAGCAGCTCGGAAAACTCCTCAGCAACCTTTATAAGTTTTTCTGGGAAAAGGATTGCTCGATGGTGGAGATCAATCCGCTCATCACCACACCTGCAGGTGACATCATGGCGCTCGATGCCAAAGTGAACTTTGATGCCAACGCACTCTTCCGCCATCCGGAAATAGTTGAGCTGCGCGACCTTGGAGAAGAAGACCCCAAGGAAATCGAAGCATCCAAGTTTGATCTCAGTTACATCGCACTTGATGGCAACATCGCTTGTCTTGTCAACGGCGCTGGCTTAGCCATGGCCACCATGGATATTATCAAACACTTCGGTGGCAACCCTGCCAACTTCCTTGATGTCGGTGGTGGTGCCAGTGCCGAACAGGTTGAGGCCGCTTTCAAAATCATCCTGAGCGACCCGAACGTCAAAGGTATCCTCGTCAACATCTTCGGAGGCATCATGAGCTGTAAGACAATTGCCGACGGTATCATTGCTGCTGCAAAGAATGTCGACATCACGGTGCCACTCGTCGTTCGCCTTGAAGGCAACCACGTCGCAGAAGGTAAGAAAGCACTTGATGAAAGTGGACTTCCTTTGACCTCAGCAGACTCACTTGCTGACGCAGCCCAAAAGATCGTTGCACAGGTGCAGGGATAA
- the sucD gene encoding succinate--CoA ligase subunit alpha, with protein MSILVNKETRVVGQGITGKAGSLHAKNNIAYGTNYVAAVTPGKGGQKFEDSLPIFNTVHDAVEKEGANTSVIFVPPPFAADSILEAIDAGIELVVCITEGIPVRDMAIVKDALNKSKTRLIGPNCPGIMTPEQCNIGIMPGYIAKPGRVGIVSRSGTLTYEAMYQLTQRGHGQSTCIGIGGDPINGTSHLDAVTLFNEDPDTDAIILIGEIGGSAEEEAAAYIKEHVKKPTAAFIAGTTAPPGRRMGHAGAIVSGSSGSAESKIAALKDAGIAVAATPSEIADALLTIYQG; from the coding sequence ATGAGCATTCTCGTAAACAAAGAAACCCGTGTAGTGGGCCAGGGAATCACCGGTAAAGCCGGTAGCCTTCACGCGAAAAACAATATCGCTTACGGCACAAACTATGTCGCAGCCGTGACTCCAGGCAAAGGTGGGCAGAAGTTTGAAGACTCGCTGCCAATCTTTAACACCGTCCACGATGCAGTTGAAAAAGAAGGTGCGAACACCTCGGTTATATTCGTTCCACCTCCCTTCGCCGCAGATTCCATTCTGGAAGCAATCGACGCCGGCATCGAACTGGTTGTATGTATCACAGAAGGCATCCCCGTTCGGGACATGGCGATTGTTAAAGATGCTTTAAATAAGAGTAAGACTCGCCTGATAGGGCCAAACTGCCCTGGCATAATGACCCCTGAACAATGCAACATCGGTATCATGCCTGGTTACATTGCAAAACCTGGCAGAGTTGGCATTGTCTCACGCTCCGGGACATTAACTTACGAAGCGATGTATCAATTGACACAACGCGGACACGGTCAAAGTACCTGCATTGGTATCGGAGGAGACCCTATCAATGGCACAAGCCATCTCGACGCCGTAACTCTTTTTAATGAAGACCCTGACACTGACGCAATTATTCTGATAGGAGAAATTGGCGGAAGTGCTGAAGAAGAAGCAGCGGCTTACATCAAAGAGCACGTTAAGAAACCAACAGCTGCTTTTATTGCTGGAACAACAGCGCCTCCTGGACGCCGCATGGGACATGCCGGAGCAATTGTTTCCGGTTCAAGTGGCAGTGCTGAAAGTAAAATTGCAGCATTGAAAGATGCGGGTATTGCAGTTGCTGCAACCCCATCAGAAATTGCTGACGCACTCTTGACTATTTATCAGGGATAA
- a CDS encoding ribbon-helix-helix domain-containing protein, whose protein sequence is MARKKTKSNHGRAPGKTQISISLPEDLVSKIDKIADVENRNRSNFIATHLESLADDQEAAEPAGTFKTAKKAAKKAAKKATKKKR, encoded by the coding sequence ATGGCTCGCAAGAAAACCAAATCAAATCACGGGCGCGCGCCCGGTAAAACCCAAATCTCGATCAGTCTCCCAGAAGACCTGGTCTCTAAAATCGATAAGATCGCAGACGTTGAGAACCGTAACCGGTCCAACTTCATCGCGACTCATCTGGAAAGCTTAGCTGATGACCAGGAGGCCGCAGAGCCCGCTGGTACCTTCAAGACAGCCAAAAAAGCTGCTAAGAAGGCCGCTAAGAAGGCGACCAAAAAGAAACGCTAG
- a CDS encoding lycopene cyclase domain-containing protein has product MDIYENWLPSKAYYAFHLLAWMGPIILLQWLGFWRTLWPNRWPIVKSVVIVGTYLCLTDIIAVHYGVWHFDKDLILGFSPGGVPIEEWAFFYLTALLVAQSFVLFLPDKLRRPALVPESKVN; this is encoded by the coding sequence ATGGACATCTACGAAAACTGGCTCCCGTCTAAAGCCTATTACGCTTTTCATCTCCTTGCATGGATGGGACCCATCATCCTGCTGCAATGGTTGGGCTTCTGGCGAACACTATGGCCTAATCGCTGGCCTATTGTTAAAAGTGTCGTAATTGTGGGCACATATCTATGCCTGACTGATATTATTGCAGTCCATTACGGAGTCTGGCATTTTGACAAAGACTTGATCCTTGGTTTCAGTCCCGGTGGAGTTCCTATTGAAGAATGGGCCTTCTTCTACCTCACTGCACTTCTTGTCGCACAAAGCTTTGTCCTATTCTTACCAGATAAATTAAGGCGCCCAGCTCTGGTTCCCGAATCGAAAGTAAACTAA
- a CDS encoding Dabb family protein, producing the protein MITHSVYFWTDKPGDEAGDKIIEGAKALLAPIPGVSNFRVGPSMSSSRAVVDDSFGAAICMDFENREALQAYLEHPTHIQFVTECVKPFSGRYVVYDIES; encoded by the coding sequence ATGATCACTCACAGTGTTTATTTTTGGACAGACAAGCCTGGTGATGAAGCAGGAGATAAAATCATTGAGGGCGCAAAAGCCTTGCTTGCGCCCATCCCAGGTGTATCGAATTTCCGCGTTGGTCCATCGATGAGTAGTTCACGTGCTGTCGTTGACGATTCATTTGGTGCCGCCATATGCATGGACTTTGAAAACCGTGAGGCACTGCAGGCTTATTTGGAGCACCCAACTCATATTCAGTTTGTAACTGAGTGCGTAAAGCCGTTTTCCGGTCGTTACGTTGTTTACGATATCGAGAGTTAG
- a CDS encoding ribokinase, whose protein sequence is MGKSNVVVVGGYNQDLTWYTSAFPRPGETVMGRFVTGPGGKGSNQAFAAARAGARTAFVGAVGDDHFGDPLPALYEKEGIDHHLVVKPNHPTGNAGIWVDENGRNDIIVDLGANNALLAEDVPEELVASARVVVCQHETNLAANQRAFEIAKRNGVKTVLNPAPTRDDFDESILSLVDIIMPNETEFASLVARMGFYDAGEFSEQMMVGLGDEDLHDLCRQFSVPVVIVTLGKHGCFVSTETEYRKLPTIDVEHVVDTCGAGDAFVGGFSAGLVRFGGDVFKSAVFGNITAGLSVTRPGTAPSMPQLAEIEPYLKSQGLD, encoded by the coding sequence ATGGGCAAAAGTAATGTCGTTGTTGTTGGTGGTTATAATCAGGACCTGACTTGGTATACTTCTGCTTTTCCCCGGCCTGGCGAAACGGTGATGGGCCGGTTCGTGACGGGACCGGGAGGAAAGGGTTCCAACCAGGCTTTTGCCGCTGCGCGAGCTGGTGCCAGAACCGCATTTGTTGGGGCCGTTGGAGACGATCACTTTGGTGATCCATTGCCTGCACTGTATGAAAAAGAGGGCATAGATCATCATCTTGTGGTGAAGCCCAATCATCCGACCGGGAACGCCGGGATATGGGTCGATGAAAATGGGCGTAACGACATCATCGTGGATCTTGGGGCGAATAATGCACTTTTGGCAGAAGATGTTCCGGAAGAGCTAGTCGCATCAGCAAGAGTTGTTGTTTGTCAGCACGAAACTAATTTGGCGGCAAACCAGCGGGCTTTCGAAATTGCCAAAAGGAACGGCGTCAAAACGGTACTGAATCCTGCGCCGACACGTGATGACTTTGATGAGAGCATTCTCAGCCTGGTTGATATCATCATGCCAAATGAAACGGAATTTGCATCCTTGGTTGCTCGTATGGGATTTTATGATGCTGGTGAGTTTTCCGAACAAATGATGGTTGGTTTGGGTGATGAGGACTTACACGACTTGTGTCGCCAATTTTCAGTGCCAGTCGTTATTGTTACCCTTGGTAAGCACGGTTGTTTTGTTTCTACTGAAACGGAGTATCGCAAGCTCCCGACTATTGATGTGGAGCATGTCGTTGATACTTGTGGCGCTGGCGATGCTTTTGTCGGAGGTTTCTCGGCAGGATTAGTTCGTTTTGGAGGAGATGTTTTTAAGTCGGCAGTTTTCGGGAATATCACTGCTGGATTGTCTGTCACGCGTCCGGGGACGGCGCCTTCAATGCCGCAATTGGCAGAAATCGAACCTTACCTCAAATCTCAAGGGCTTGATTAA
- a CDS encoding LacI family DNA-binding transcriptional regulator → MSETSKANDSHESPVSLRQVAEAAGVSRMTASRAFKEGASIKPEVRAKVLKVAQRLGYAPDKMVSELMTSFVKRRPIDYRETIAVVWWPERWNQVNQADSYTASIQQGIQRAAARHGCTVEEVVLSPELPPRAIDRMLKARGIQGVILTPPQSADQSAPDLDWDELCVVRLGSSLRNPKFHCVQASHYKAMVHVLEKVSSLGYKRPCLLAQTDMGVRMQRAFAAAFMAWVEDGSNSIWHAESVYDSGLLEWLEEKRADVIVADCDEWYPVLKPQLGKYGFVSLAVKNPDDVIAGNYQNSVSVAESAVDLLMQARFRHETGIPAEPLLLLTTGSWVEGSTLPDLLSA, encoded by the coding sequence ATGAGTGAGACCAGCAAAGCGAATGACAGTCATGAAAGCCCGGTCTCACTGCGTCAGGTTGCCGAAGCTGCGGGCGTTTCGAGAATGACAGCATCTCGCGCTTTTAAAGAAGGTGCTTCGATCAAGCCGGAAGTACGGGCTAAAGTGCTGAAGGTTGCACAGAGGCTGGGTTATGCGCCGGATAAAATGGTCAGTGAACTCATGACGAGTTTCGTCAAACGCCGTCCGATTGATTATCGCGAGACCATTGCAGTGGTTTGGTGGCCAGAACGTTGGAATCAAGTCAACCAAGCCGATAGCTATACCGCTTCCATTCAACAAGGTATTCAAAGGGCTGCTGCCCGGCATGGCTGCACTGTTGAAGAAGTGGTTCTCTCTCCTGAGCTTCCGCCTCGTGCAATTGACCGCATGTTGAAGGCAAGGGGGATTCAAGGCGTTATTTTAACCCCGCCGCAGTCGGCAGACCAAAGCGCACCTGATCTTGATTGGGATGAATTATGCGTAGTCCGTTTGGGGAGTTCTTTGCGTAATCCTAAGTTCCACTGCGTCCAGGCCAGTCATTATAAGGCAATGGTTCATGTCTTGGAAAAAGTGTCGTCCCTTGGCTATAAGCGGCCTTGTTTACTGGCTCAAACCGATATGGGAGTCCGAATGCAGCGGGCGTTTGCTGCTGCGTTCATGGCCTGGGTAGAGGATGGATCGAATTCTATATGGCATGCGGAGTCCGTTTATGATTCTGGCTTACTGGAATGGTTGGAAGAAAAACGAGCCGATGTGATTGTGGCCGATTGCGATGAATGGTATCCGGTTTTGAAGCCTCAGTTGGGAAAATATGGTTTTGTTTCGCTTGCCGTGAAGAATCCGGATGATGTTATTGCCGGGAATTACCAGAATTCGGTAAGTGTTGCGGAGTCGGCGGTCGATCTCTTGATGCAGGCGCGATTTCGGCATGAGACTGGAATTCCGGCCGAGCCTTTGCTTTTGCTCACAACAGGATCATGGGTGGAAGGTTCTACTTTGCCGGATTTGTTATCAGCCTAG